Proteins from one Hydrogenivirga caldilitoris genomic window:
- a CDS encoding pilus assembly protein: MKRVIVAFLVLVFSISFSQTIQEMKFEEVSLDTVVKALAKAVKKNIIIDPAIKDILSTKANIYIQKPVSVNEAFNLILKEYGLIAVPVNEGIYKITKAGELEINVGELDESDMEKVIDLLKRRVSPSAEIVIDKTLKTLYIRDSESNVKKLEGILKKYIDKLLAAKTVGIEERPEAVVTKVFYLKTIGIDDAKQLLAPHISKETLITEAPTFNALVITDTTERVKKYEEVLKEFLVSSPAARKPVTEIFYLRYISPQEFIKMIEPIRSEAGLILTGGAVKVEKGAAPGQQGQAQQKETVTPVLKEFNAVMITDYPEVIEKIKEQFSEYISDVPPQVKIEARILEVRNEVVRELGINWSALLSNVKVSQSWSGGAGVNLGVGQAGAITPGLSATPGGILTFTYAKGALNALNLRLSAFERIGKIKNLAKPTIITINGQNAVIKQGQEIPYQTAVIAGGAAQANVQFKEAVLELDVLPIISPDGRILLDIKLKQDTPGVQTPQGPAINKKEVTTKVIVNNGDTIVIGGIIDTQSNKTNEGVAGLVRVPILKWLFGQERISNTDVELLIFITPSILTE, from the coding sequence ATGAAAAGGGTTATAGTTGCTTTTCTCGTCTTGGTTTTTTCTATTTCATTCTCCCAGACAATCCAAGAGATGAAGTTTGAGGAGGTAAGCCTTGATACGGTCGTCAAAGCTCTGGCTAAAGCTGTGAAGAAGAACATAATAATAGATCCAGCCATAAAGGATATCCTAAGTACAAAGGCGAACATATATATACAGAAACCTGTCAGCGTCAATGAGGCTTTTAACCTGATACTTAAAGAATACGGTTTAATTGCCGTTCCGGTGAATGAAGGTATATACAAGATAACCAAGGCTGGAGAGCTTGAGATAAACGTAGGGGAGCTTGATGAATCCGACATGGAAAAGGTCATAGACCTCCTCAAGAGACGGGTGAGCCCTTCTGCCGAGATAGTCATAGATAAAACTTTGAAAACCTTATACATAAGAGACAGTGAGAGTAACGTAAAGAAGCTGGAAGGAATTTTGAAAAAATACATAGATAAACTGCTCGCCGCAAAGACGGTGGGCATTGAAGAAAGACCTGAGGCGGTAGTAACCAAGGTCTTTTACTTAAAAACCATAGGTATTGATGACGCAAAGCAACTCCTGGCTCCACACATATCAAAGGAGACGTTAATAACTGAAGCTCCTACTTTCAACGCCCTTGTGATAACCGACACCACAGAGAGGGTAAAGAAATACGAAGAGGTGCTCAAGGAGTTCCTTGTCTCGTCTCCTGCAGCCCGAAAACCGGTAACGGAGATATTCTATCTCAGGTACATAAGCCCCCAGGAATTCATAAAGATGATAGAACCTATCAGGTCGGAGGCAGGGCTTATACTTACAGGTGGAGCTGTAAAGGTTGAGAAAGGAGCTGCACCAGGTCAGCAGGGGCAGGCACAGCAGAAGGAAACTGTAACCCCAGTACTTAAGGAATTCAACGCCGTCATGATTACAGACTACCCTGAGGTCATAGAGAAGATAAAGGAGCAGTTCAGTGAGTATATAAGTGACGTTCCGCCCCAGGTAAAGATAGAGGCGAGGATTCTTGAGGTCAGGAACGAGGTCGTCAGAGAACTCGGTATAAACTGGAGTGCACTCCTCTCCAACGTCAAGGTCTCTCAGAGCTGGAGTGGAGGGGCAGGTGTTAACCTTGGAGTGGGGCAGGCAGGAGCCATAACACCAGGACTGAGTGCAACACCTGGAGGCATATTAACTTTCACCTACGCCAAAGGCGCTTTGAATGCGTTAAACCTCAGACTGTCCGCCTTTGAAAGGATAGGTAAGATAAAGAACTTGGCAAAACCAACCATAATAACCATAAACGGACAGAACGCTGTGATAAAACAGGGTCAGGAGATCCCCTATCAGACTGCTGTTATAGCAGGTGGAGCTGCCCAAGCCAACGTTCAGTTCAAGGAAGCTGTCCTTGAGCTTGACGTTCTGCCTATTATATCCCCGGACGGAAGGATACTACTTGACATAAAGCTAAAACAGGACACACCTGGTGTTCAAACACCCCAGGGACCGGCGATAAACAAGAAAGAGGTCACTACAAAGGTGATAGTTAACAACGGAGATACCATAGTCATAGGCGGAATTATAGATACCCAAAGCAACAAGACAAACGAAGGTGTCGCAGGGCTTGTAAGGGTTCCTATACTGAAGTGGCTGTTCGGTCAGGAGAGAATATCAAATACGGACGTTGAGTTGCTTATATTCATAACACCAAGTATCTTGACCGAATAG
- a CDS encoding PilW family protein, whose translation MKRGFTLIELLVTMVIIFIVLAGAYIAFTNLLRGFKRESKSIETQVETSVGLELLRLDIEHAGYGIGEDQPDLPVEVSNVATSDTLYPNKEQLTIRSVMNNTNQSTVGWNLVDCSAGYTRIAGDDIPSGTNVVFLGAGNREYIADGTVGTCPGSGFYVAIPYDNTVTGGCITQYCNRISYVLSNSQNLSTCHPNTRNLLRAVGDGAGNPLLNCVADWRVRFDIDRNGDGSVDVYDGVFNSTTDTNDLDLDNDGLVTSQEVRSGLKKVNIYVLVQEGRIDPGFTFVNTVPCGTSPSGACVRTDTGAGSLDLNLPVDFQNYRWKVLKLFVKAMNL comes from the coding sequence ATGAAAAGGGGATTTACGTTAATTGAGCTTCTGGTTACTATGGTAATAATATTCATAGTTCTAGCGGGAGCTTACATAGCCTTTACGAATTTGCTCAGAGGCTTTAAGAGGGAGAGTAAATCTATAGAAACCCAGGTGGAAACTTCGGTCGGCCTGGAGCTTCTTAGGCTTGATATAGAGCACGCAGGCTACGGTATAGGGGAAGACCAACCCGACCTGCCGGTTGAAGTTAGTAATGTTGCCACATCTGATACCCTGTATCCAAACAAAGAGCAGCTCACCATACGTTCCGTTATGAACAATACTAATCAGAGCACTGTTGGGTGGAATCTTGTTGATTGCAGTGCCGGTTATACCAGGATTGCAGGTGATGATATACCTTCAGGGACAAACGTAGTGTTCTTAGGAGCCGGTAACAGGGAGTATATCGCTGATGGTACAGTGGGCACCTGCCCCGGCAGTGGGTTCTATGTAGCCATACCCTACGATAATACTGTTACTGGTGGGTGTATCACTCAGTACTGTAACCGGATAAGTTATGTATTAAGTAACTCACAGAACTTGAGCACGTGTCACCCCAATACACGAAACCTTCTTAGAGCTGTTGGTGACGGTGCAGGAAACCCGTTACTCAACTGTGTAGCAGACTGGAGAGTGAGGTTTGACATAGACAGAAACGGAGATGGCTCCGTAGACGTTTACGACGGTGTCTTTAACTCTACTACGGACACCAACGACTTAGACCTTGACAATGATGGCCTTGTCACTTCTCAGGAAGTACGAAGTGGGCTTAAGAAGGTGAACATATACGTACTTGTTCAGGAAGGGAGAATAGACCCTGGATTTACCTTTGTAAACACCGTGCCTTGCGGAACGTCTCCAAGTGGAGCTTGTGTGAGGACGGACACAGGAGCTGGCTCACTGGACCTAAACCTGCCTGTTGACTTTCAGAATTACAGATGGAAGGTTCTAAAGCTCTTTGTTAAAGCTATGAACCTTTAG
- a CDS encoding type IV pilus modification PilV family protein gives MELTAIRGDRGFTLVEALVALVILAIILFGLLAGLLISLQYNLLNFMREEAGSVAQECIENMRSTPFANIPVVNIDCNDNTTVNVSTPCLDTSGANVVTRQVRNTNVNYRVGWTVTDRTNIKELYVEVCWTYRERNYSYETRTFIGR, from the coding sequence ATGGAACTAACTGCAATCCGAGGTGATAGGGGCTTTACCCTGGTGGAAGCTCTGGTTGCTCTTGTCATACTGGCTATAATTTTATTCGGTCTGCTGGCTGGTCTGCTTATATCGTTACAGTATAACCTCTTAAACTTTATGAGGGAGGAAGCTGGAAGCGTGGCTCAGGAGTGTATTGAAAATATGAGGTCAACCCCCTTTGCTAATATACCTGTCGTAAATATAGACTGTAACGACAACACCACGGTAAACGTTTCTACACCGTGCCTGGACACGAGCGGTGCTAACGTGGTTACCAGACAGGTAAGGAATACTAATGTAAATTACAGAGTGGGATGGACGGTTACGGATAGGACCAACATAAAGGAGTTATACGTGGAAGTTTGCTGGACTTATAGGGAAAGGAATTACTCTTACGAAACCAGAACTTTTATAGGAAGGTAA